One genomic region from Candidatus Poribacteria bacterium encodes:
- a CDS encoding element excision factor XisH family protein translates to MPAKDIYHDTVKNALIKDGLLIFSKSKEVIVKWNA, encoded by the coding sequence ATGCCTGCTAAAGACATTTATCACGACACCGTGAAGAACGCGTTAATCAAGGATGGGCTGCTTATCTTTAGCAAAAGCAAGGAGGTAATTGTGAAATGGAACGCATAG
- a CDS encoding AAA-like domain-containing protein, whose protein sequence is MRSFGTHGRVRPEQHYIVSRSKEIADFISRIKDGKYIVLFAPRQTGKTTFFRLAIEALTEEDPTYFPIQLDFQTMRNASPATFYDRLYQMICMQIESVFQKRRGVLSQALTQFLENTTLTDDFSMLLFFKQLTGLLNSDSHQGVPAFKRVVLLIDEFDGIPKTVVSDFLYALRQIYLSDEMQCPHSVGIVGVKSITQLDYDRSISPFNIQDEFRLPNFTVEQVQELFGQYTAEVGQAFAPEVIEALHKQTAGQPFLVNRCAQVLTEELDIPKTETITMIDFAKAHKRLLAEGNTNIDHLRTNVRRDRRFETLLLQIASYENGLPFSPDDTLMNELVTYGVIAEGVDGMCEIVNPIYQHRILQIFKPTFNGLENVYFSEDSGENFIDYLTPTGELAMESLLDNFQAFIARAGFRILQVPDTPQEYVGQHLLYAYLDHFVRVVGADMFLEVQTGRGRIDLLIVYNQRKYIVETKIWEGVRYYQAGKKQLAAYMKLETAVEGYYVVFDHRQNPEAQVETEEVDGVEIRSYVIPVLQRPPSAV, encoded by the coding sequence ATGCGAAGTTTCGGAACACATGGACGCGTACGCCCTGAACAGCATTATATTGTCTCACGCAGCAAGGAGATTGCTGATTTCATCAGTCGGATCAAAGATGGCAAGTATATCGTGTTGTTCGCACCGCGGCAAACCGGCAAAACTACTTTTTTTCGATTGGCAATTGAGGCCCTCACAGAAGAGGATCCAACCTATTTCCCGATTCAATTGGACTTCCAAACGATGCGAAATGCCTCCCCTGCTACTTTTTACGATCGACTCTATCAAATGATTTGCATGCAAATTGAGAGCGTTTTCCAAAAACGCCGGGGCGTGCTTTCTCAAGCCTTAACACAGTTTCTGGAAAACACAACATTAACCGATGATTTTTCGATGCTGCTGTTTTTTAAACAGCTCACAGGTTTGTTGAACAGCGATTCCCACCAGGGTGTGCCTGCTTTCAAGAGGGTTGTACTCCTTATTGACGAGTTTGATGGCATCCCGAAGACGGTTGTGAGTGATTTTTTGTACGCGCTTCGTCAGATTTACCTTTCTGATGAAATGCAATGTCCGCATAGTGTCGGTATTGTAGGAGTAAAGAGTATCACACAACTTGACTACGACAGGTCCATTTCGCCCTTCAATATCCAAGACGAGTTCCGTTTACCTAATTTTACGGTTGAACAAGTGCAAGAGTTGTTTGGGCAATATACGGCTGAAGTCGGACAAGCCTTCGCACCGGAAGTCATTGAAGCTCTTCATAAACAGACAGCTGGACAACCCTTTCTTGTCAATCGGTGTGCGCAGGTACTCACGGAGGAACTGGATATTCCTAAAACAGAAACGATTACAATGATAGATTTTGCCAAGGCACATAAGCGGCTCCTGGCGGAAGGGAATACCAACATTGATCACCTACGAACTAACGTCCGTCGCGACCGCCGCTTTGAAACACTCCTCTTGCAAATCGCCTCTTATGAAAACGGTTTGCCATTCAGTCCAGATGACACTCTTATGAATGAACTCGTCACGTATGGGGTTATCGCAGAAGGAGTTGACGGTATGTGTGAGATTGTTAACCCGATTTATCAGCACCGAATCCTCCAGATATTCAAGCCTACTTTTAACGGACTTGAAAATGTGTACTTTTCGGAAGATAGCGGGGAGAATTTTATTGATTACCTCACACCTACAGGTGAACTTGCGATGGAATCCCTTCTCGATAACTTTCAGGCGTTTATCGCGCGTGCCGGTTTCCGCATACTGCAGGTACCGGATACCCCACAAGAATACGTCGGTCAGCACCTCCTTTACGCCTATTTGGATCACTTCGTCCGTGTCGTGGGTGCCGATATGTTTCTTGAAGTTCAAACCGGGCGGGGTCGAATAGATCTACTCATCGTATATAATCAGCGAAAATACATTGTTGAAACAAAGATATGGGAAGGTGTCCGGTATTATCAGGCAGGTAAAAAGCAACTTGCCGCGTACATGAAATTAGAGACCGCGGTAGAGGGATACTATGTCGTTTTCGATCATCGTCAGAATCCAGAAGCACAAGTAGAAACAGAGGAAGTAGATGGCGTAGAAATTCGGAGTTATGTCATTCCTGTTTTACAGAGACCGCCATCAGCAGTTTAG
- a CDS encoding DEAD/DEAH box helicase — METGNLLTLREIFSPGGFISQQLEGYEFRQEQLQMAHEVARAFEASEHLVVEAGTGVGKSFAYLIPAISLALKAEQKVVISTNTISLQEQLITKDIPFLQRVLPRDFNVVLAKGRRNYLSRRRLKNLLHYERGLFDTYEEVEEVAEIEEWVDRTVDGSRTDLSWQPQPQVWDKVASDRDNCLGRNCETYDTCFYFKARREMHDADLLIVNHHLLFSDLAIRKDTEEAIGVLPDYDYLIIDEAHHLEATATNHASVDFSNTRVKWVLDSLYNERSKEGLAKRFTSPQLMLQVKKAREQANILFSNIIDSMQEINAAGSSTTLTQRIDEINFVRNVLDAPLADIAKTLKRLRESATTDDDEQEITAHHRYCERLRDELDMIIRQSDPDYVYWAEISTRGRTPRILLNATPANVNQMLQDHLFTLKSSIVMTSATLSTNRNFDYFKKRVGISDCRELLAHSPFDFKKQVQIHIPRDMPHPNSNAFVPATIQKIMHYLKLTHGKAFVLFTSYKMMDEVYDAVAPDLEEMGIDAFKQGGDLSRTAMLEAFRKDTDSVLFGTSSFWEGVDVRGESLSNVIITRLPFEVPTHPVMEARVKQIKERGGNEFFEFSLPEAVLRLKQGFGRLIRTQTDEGIVVILDPRIRTASYGKQFLDSLPNCEIVET; from the coding sequence ATGGAAACAGGAAATCTTCTAACGCTTAGAGAAATATTTAGTCCTGGCGGGTTCATCTCGCAACAACTTGAAGGATATGAGTTCCGCCAAGAACAACTACAGATGGCACATGAGGTTGCTCGCGCTTTTGAAGCCTCGGAGCATCTGGTTGTCGAAGCGGGGACCGGTGTAGGTAAAAGTTTTGCCTATCTGATTCCCGCGATCTCCCTTGCGCTCAAAGCGGAACAGAAGGTTGTCATTTCAACGAATACCATTAGCCTACAGGAACAACTCATCACGAAGGATATTCCTTTTCTACAGCGTGTACTCCCGCGCGATTTCAACGTCGTGCTGGCAAAAGGACGGCGTAATTACCTCTCGCGAAGACGGCTCAAAAATTTGCTGCATTACGAACGTGGATTGTTTGATACATACGAAGAGGTGGAAGAGGTCGCAGAGATTGAAGAGTGGGTAGATCGGACAGTAGACGGGAGCCGAACTGATCTCTCTTGGCAGCCTCAGCCACAAGTGTGGGATAAGGTCGCTTCCGACAGGGATAATTGTCTCGGACGCAACTGTGAGACCTACGATACCTGTTTTTATTTCAAAGCTCGACGGGAAATGCACGACGCCGACCTGCTTATCGTGAACCACCACCTCCTTTTCAGCGATCTTGCGATCCGTAAGGACACCGAGGAAGCCATAGGAGTCCTACCTGATTACGACTATCTCATCATTGATGAAGCGCACCATTTAGAAGCAACAGCAACCAACCACGCGAGCGTCGATTTCAGCAACACCCGTGTCAAATGGGTCCTCGATTCCCTTTACAATGAACGAAGCAAAGAAGGTTTAGCGAAAAGGTTCACTTCACCACAATTGATGCTTCAAGTCAAGAAGGCGCGTGAACAGGCAAATATCCTTTTCAGTAATATCATTGATTCCATGCAAGAAATTAATGCTGCCGGAAGTTCAACTACGCTTACGCAGCGCATTGATGAAATCAATTTTGTCAGAAATGTATTGGATGCTCCGCTTGCCGATATTGCAAAAACGCTGAAACGCCTCCGGGAGAGTGCCACCACAGACGATGATGAACAGGAAATTACCGCACACCATCGCTATTGCGAACGTCTCCGTGATGAATTAGATATGATAATTCGGCAAAGCGACCCGGATTATGTCTATTGGGCTGAAATATCAACACGCGGGCGGACACCGCGCATCCTTCTAAATGCCACTCCAGCGAATGTGAACCAGATGCTGCAAGATCACCTGTTCACCCTAAAAAGTAGTATCGTGATGACAAGTGCTACGTTGTCTACCAATCGTAACTTTGATTACTTTAAAAAACGGGTCGGGATAAGCGACTGTCGCGAACTTCTCGCCCATTCACCGTTTGACTTCAAAAAACAGGTACAGATCCACATCCCGCGTGATATGCCACACCCGAACAGCAATGCGTTTGTGCCAGCAACGATTCAAAAAATCATGCACTATCTCAAGCTGACCCACGGTAAGGCGTTTGTCCTTTTCACAAGTTACAAAATGATGGACGAAGTGTACGATGCTGTCGCACCTGACTTGGAGGAGATGGGGATTGACGCTTTCAAACAGGGCGGTGATCTTTCACGGACGGCTATGCTTGAGGCGTTTCGTAAAGATACGGACTCCGTTCTATTTGGGACTTCCAGTTTTTGGGAAGGCGTTGATGTGCGTGGTGAATCGCTCAGCAATGTTATCATCACACGGCTGCCTTTTGAGGTGCCGACGCATCCAGTAATGGAGGCACGCGTGAAGCAGATTAAGGAACGCGGTGGAAACGAGTTTTTTGAATTCAGTTTACCGGAAGCAGTTTTGCGCCTGAAACAGGGATTTGGGAGACTCATCCGCACGCAAACCGACGAGGGAATTGTGGTTATTCTCGACCCACGGATTAGAACAGCCAGTTACGGGAAACAGTTTTTGGATTCACTGCCAAACTGCGAAATTGTAGAAACATAA
- a CDS encoding trypsin-like peptidase domain-containing protein, whose protein sequence is MKKNINFYFTLLLTVVIVSSCAQPVDRQSDLELLISVENAFVNIVNRSKPAIVGIFVRGLEGSEPERRIGSGFIFREEGYILTNDHVVRDARRITVTLLDESRFEADLVGADVNTDVAVLKIEREEAFPVLPLADSSKVRVGQFAIAIGNPFRLDYTVTTGVVSGKERSILHGFRMIRYQDFIQTDAWINTGSSGGPLLNIYGEVIGINALIRRVDGGENTPAAMAGAGFAIPINLVKSIGDQLIASGRVIRGYLGVSMEETRGGIRIRPVGEDTPAYLGGLRRNDIIFEYNGKKVQKSVELQMLVAESQVGKRSVVRVLRQGHERTFNVTISEVPPEWTGQPINVESVSWKMLGLSVRKLRTGDFERYTYLTDEDRGVIVERVKPGSQIPRGALIIAVNGQNVTSTQDFEAFLQKQQELEQLILDIKSSHGEEKITVKLKP, encoded by the coding sequence ATGAAAAAAAATATTAATTTCTATTTTACCTTGCTACTTACTGTCGTCATAGTTTCTTCGTGTGCGCAACCAGTTGATCGACAGAGCGACTTGGAACTGCTAATTTCTGTTGAAAACGCTTTTGTGAACATCGTAAACCGAAGCAAACCTGCTATTGTTGGAATTTTTGTCAGGGGTTTGGAAGGGTCTGAACCTGAACGTCGTATAGGATCGGGATTTATTTTTCGGGAAGAGGGTTACATTCTAACAAACGACCATGTTGTGCGTGATGCGAGGCGTATCACGGTGACATTGTTAGATGAGAGTAGATTTGAGGCAGATCTTGTCGGGGCAGATGTAAACACCGATGTTGCAGTTCTAAAGATTGAACGAGAAGAAGCATTCCCCGTTCTTCCATTAGCAGATTCATCGAAGGTGCGGGTCGGACAATTCGCTATTGCTATTGGCAATCCATTTCGACTTGATTACACTGTAACGACAGGTGTTGTGAGCGGTAAAGAACGCTCTATCCTCCATGGTTTTAGAATGATTCGATATCAAGACTTTATTCAAACAGATGCGTGGATTAATACCGGCAGTAGCGGCGGTCCGTTGCTGAACATCTACGGTGAGGTTATCGGTATCAACGCATTAATTCGGCGCGTTGATGGCGGTGAAAACACCCCAGCTGCGATGGCCGGGGCAGGGTTTGCAATTCCCATTAATCTCGTTAAGAGCATTGGCGATCAGCTAATTGCCAGTGGACGCGTTATTCGCGGTTACCTTGGTGTCAGCATGGAGGAGACAAGAGGCGGAATTCGCATCAGACCTGTTGGAGAAGATACACCCGCATACCTTGGCGGTCTGCGCCGAAACGACATCATTTTTGAATACAATGGCAAAAAGGTGCAAAAGTCCGTTGAACTCCAAATGCTCGTCGCAGAATCACAGGTAGGTAAGCGATCTGTCGTCCGGGTTTTGCGGCAGGGACACGAAAGAACATTCAATGTGACCATCAGTGAAGTGCCACCCGAATGGACAGGACAGCCCATTAACGTTGAATCTGTATCTTGGAAAATGCTCGGTTTATCAGTTCGGAAACTGAGAACAGGTGATTTTGAAAGATATACTTACCTAACCGATGAAGATCGTGGTGTTATTGTTGAAAGGGTTAAGCCCGGATCGCAAATTCCACGCGGGGCACTCATTATTGCGGTCAATGGGCAAAACGTAACCAGCACACAAGATTTTGAGGCATTCCTCCAAAAGCAACAAGAACTTGAACAACTTATCCTCGATATCAAGAGTAGCCATGGTGAGGAAAAAATAACTGTAAAGTTAAAACCTTAG
- a CDS encoding SPFH domain-containing protein encodes MRFIAVIVFLIAVAIAVGWFAYDNLDQFGQNEIIRWLAAILVVLLASLVTFAAIVIRYRIPKADIALVRTGGAKEKIRITGGLWVNTIIHEIKEISLNTMRIEVIREGTEALITYDFNRGDVEVVFYLKVEPEETEILRAAQALGDKSMTPETVRELIEPKLEGALRSVAAESEIQDLLQKRQEFADKVQVACGEDLETQNGLTLETVSIIRVDQTPVETLDAENRFDAVGIREITEITADQYREKVDIEQRKEVAVVQIEVAARIEKLEAEQEQAWAESDQQKNIAIYAAEREAETLKFQFEMEQGVQEREYEMKQEVERARITQEQVVQEREIEMNRDVEVARVQQEQIVAEREIEKNLIVETQQIEQSKVVQLAEIEQHLVVQMQRIEQEQTVEVREIEKALIVEKARIAQEEGVSLRSIERDLTVQTVQLAMEQQVQQREIEKNLVVETAQIDQMRQVELAEIAKTLAVEITRIAQEQQVETREIEKELMVEKAKIAQEEGVSLRDIERELVVQTTRFAQEQQVQQREIEKNLVVETAQIDQMRQVELAEIAKMLNVEQSRINQELRVALSDEDRKIDVANKQQVTALAEKEQLVAEAERMGAEVNVTATEEVMSAEWQREVAVIGAEAQAQPIERLADAVLAEARAKAQGEMAEYEARNVAEQRVLVQEAILELINDADDIIEQLMKPVEKIDSIKILDMGNDGQGGINRSNMGRLANALLDTGAISPMLKELFNFADVDAQQITDKIAEYLADLVNRPS; translated from the coding sequence TACCGGATACCGAAAGCCGATATCGCGTTAGTACGGACTGGTGGTGCAAAAGAGAAAATCCGTATCACCGGTGGGCTTTGGGTTAACACCATTATCCATGAAATCAAAGAGATTTCCCTCAATACCATGCGAATTGAGGTTATTCGAGAGGGAACGGAGGCTTTAATTACCTACGACTTTAACCGCGGTGATGTTGAAGTCGTTTTCTACCTTAAAGTCGAGCCTGAAGAAACCGAGATTTTGCGCGCTGCACAAGCACTCGGTGATAAATCTATGACACCTGAGACAGTACGCGAATTAATTGAACCGAAACTCGAAGGTGCATTGCGAAGTGTTGCAGCTGAAAGTGAAATTCAGGATCTCCTCCAGAAACGTCAGGAATTTGCCGACAAAGTGCAAGTGGCATGCGGTGAGGATTTGGAGACGCAAAACGGTTTGACCCTTGAGACCGTCTCCATCATTCGAGTGGATCAAACCCCCGTTGAAACACTTGATGCCGAAAACCGATTTGACGCTGTTGGTATTCGTGAAATTACTGAAATCACTGCTGATCAATATCGAGAAAAGGTAGACATAGAACAACGGAAAGAAGTCGCTGTCGTTCAAATCGAAGTTGCTGCCCGTATAGAGAAGCTTGAAGCAGAACAGGAGCAGGCGTGGGCAGAATCCGACCAGCAAAAGAATATCGCTATCTATGCCGCTGAACGAGAAGCAGAGACACTCAAGTTCCAATTTGAAATGGAACAAGGTGTGCAAGAACGTGAATATGAGATGAAGCAAGAGGTTGAGCGCGCACGTATCACGCAGGAACAGGTCGTCCAGGAACGTGAAATTGAGATGAACCGTGACGTTGAGGTCGCTCGCGTGCAACAAGAACAGATTGTCGCTGAACGTGAGATTGAGAAGAATCTCATTGTGGAGACACAACAGATTGAACAATCCAAGGTTGTGCAGCTTGCTGAAATTGAGCAGCATCTCGTTGTCCAAATGCAGCGGATTGAACAGGAACAGACCGTTGAGGTTCGCGAAATAGAGAAAGCATTAATAGTAGAGAAAGCAAGGATAGCCCAAGAAGAGGGTGTATCTTTACGAAGCATTGAGCGTGATTTGACAGTCCAGACGGTACAGCTTGCTATGGAACAACAGGTCCAACAGCGTGAGATAGAAAAGAACCTCGTCGTTGAAACCGCACAAATTGACCAGATGCGACAAGTCGAACTCGCCGAAATTGCCAAAACATTAGCAGTAGAAATAACCCGAATCGCGCAGGAGCAACAGGTTGAGACCCGCGAGATTGAAAAAGAACTCATGGTAGAGAAAGCGAAGATAGCCCAAGAAGAGGGTGTATCCTTACGAGACATTGAACGTGAGTTAGTGGTACAGACAACGCGTTTCGCGCAAGAACAACAGGTCCAACAACGTGAGATTGAAAAGAACCTCGTTGTCGAAACCGCACAGATTGACCAGATGCGACAAGTCGAACTCGCTGAGATTGCCAAGATGCTGAATGTGGAGCAGTCCCGTATCAATCAAGAATTGCGTGTTGCCTTAAGCGATGAAGACCGGAAGATTGATGTCGCTAATAAACAGCAGGTGACTGCACTCGCTGAGAAGGAACAACTGGTTGCGGAAGCCGAACGTATGGGTGCCGAGGTGAATGTGACAGCCACGGAAGAGGTGATGTCGGCAGAATGGCAGCGTGAAGTGGCAGTCATCGGTGCAGAAGCGCAGGCACAACCTATTGAACGTCTCGCTGACGCGGTACTCGCCGAAGCCCGTGCAAAAGCACAGGGCGAAATGGCGGAATATGAAGCGCGGAATGTCGCTGAACAACGCGTCCTTGTCCAAGAGGCGATCTTAGAACTCATTAATGATGCCGATGATATTATTGAACAGTTGATGAAACCAGTTGAGAAAATTGATAGCATCAAAATTCTGGATATGGGTAATGATGGACAAGGCGGTATCAACCGGAGCAATATGGGGAGACTCGCGAATGCCTTGCTTGATACAGGTGCCATCTCTCCAATGCTTAAGGAATTGTTTAACTTTGCGGATGTAGATGCACAGCAGATTACAGACAAGATTGCTGAATATCTGGCAGATCTCGTCAATCGTCCGAGTTAA
- a CDS encoding element excision factor XisI family protein gives MAVHIAPELERYGVPKEHIVLGFRSPDIRPYTGYAVE, from the coding sequence ATGGCAGTACACATCGCTCCCGAATTAGAGCGATACGGCGTTCCGAAAGAGCATATCGTCTTAGGATTTCGTTCTCCAGATATTCGACCCTACACAGGATACGCCGTTGAGTGA
- a CDS encoding M6 family metalloprotease domain-containing protein yields MIKRSLVPRCVFRRGEVTSFLQTKILQRLIFSLLILLLFSSLGVTAPPNPYLFFNEDSASGELVPKAPQSRAEFLEALEGCCLAKEQGVLQSDGIEYVLALKIDFVDMPGRREGAAFDRYLFATEGISLKTYYRENSYGQMDIQPGPMGGVIPTGNTWIRAKKPMTYYGEGGRILERYRELVREVCEAVDASIDFSKYDRDGDGIVDHVFIIHSGNDQASTGVIDDIASLLIPSVNAVHDGVRVNTAAIVAEEPDFEHPHLGIYFHEFFHDFGAPDVYGFDFTDPRDHKWGLMSQFGPYQGPEALGIGNGLNPSHIMGYLKWDFDARPQNGRLGWIQPVQITQNQKIDVPSFELAPGTNKLFKIDIHSSATPVRGEAAEFFLIENRNKTSGATFDTYLPESGILIWHIDETKPYPLGTFDASQQIWLEDPSDPEHLGIHQENGAEFIDVQTITDGAAYSADDEQTAFTPGTVPNSNANDGTVTGISITNIGAEGFTIPILVSFGDTYEPNDTLVTAFPIEYGQTYESFLFDLNDTRDVYKLEAVRDVTILVTLADIPPGKGYRLSLYSETGEMYATGENATDIAGLRLIYQPDRTGIFYLVVESDGGFSSVDSYRLRVEQLQAGDFVFEDTRVYPNPFRAGDTVMTFAYRLSASQIADNINLEIFAPTGALIHSETHKNVGAQGKFEWSLATRSGTPVASGVYIYRISAMQADVLVQEIGKLSVVK; encoded by the coding sequence TTGATTAAACGTTCCTTAGTCCCGCGCTGCGTTTTCCGTAGGGGTGAGGTCACCTCGTTCCTACAAACAAAAATATTACAGCGTCTAATTTTCAGCCTCCTCATTCTTCTCCTTTTTTCTTCATTAGGTGTCACGGCACCCCCAAACCCTTATCTCTTTTTTAACGAAGACTCAGCAAGCGGTGAGTTGGTACCCAAAGCACCTCAAAGTAGAGCAGAATTTCTCGAAGCGTTAGAGGGGTGTTGTCTTGCGAAAGAACAAGGCGTTTTGCAGTCCGATGGCATAGAATATGTCCTCGCTTTGAAAATAGATTTTGTTGACATGCCGGGACGCAGAGAGGGCGCGGCGTTCGATAGATACCTCTTTGCAACAGAAGGCATTTCTCTCAAAACCTACTACCGTGAAAATTCCTATGGACAGATGGATATCCAACCGGGTCCAATGGGTGGGGTCATTCCGACTGGTAATACGTGGATCCGTGCCAAAAAGCCGATGACATATTACGGCGAAGGTGGAAGAATCCTTGAACGCTACCGAGAGTTAGTTCGCGAAGTGTGTGAAGCCGTAGATGCAAGTATCGATTTTTCAAAATATGACCGGGACGGAGACGGGATTGTTGACCACGTTTTCATTATCCATTCAGGCAATGACCAGGCTTCCACGGGGGTTATAGATGACATTGCGTCTCTTCTAATACCTTCTGTTAATGCTGTTCATGATGGCGTTCGCGTCAATACGGCTGCTATTGTAGCTGAGGAACCGGATTTTGAGCACCCACACTTAGGAATCTATTTCCACGAGTTCTTCCACGATTTCGGTGCTCCTGATGTCTATGGATTTGATTTTACAGACCCGCGCGACCATAAGTGGGGTCTGATGAGTCAGTTCGGACCGTACCAAGGTCCCGAGGCATTAGGGATTGGAAATGGATTGAACCCAAGCCATATCATGGGATACCTCAAATGGGATTTCGATGCAAGACCTCAAAACGGTCGTCTCGGCTGGATTCAACCCGTTCAAATAACACAGAACCAGAAAATCGATGTCCCCAGCTTTGAGCTTGCCCCCGGAACAAATAAACTTTTCAAGATCGATATTCATTCGTCAGCAACTCCCGTGCGTGGTGAAGCCGCAGAATTCTTCCTTATAGAAAATCGGAACAAAACGTCGGGGGCAACCTTTGATACCTATCTGCCTGAGTCCGGTATCCTGATTTGGCATATTGATGAAACAAAGCCGTACCCACTTGGGACCTTCGATGCTTCCCAGCAGATATGGCTTGAGGATCCGTCGGATCCTGAACACCTTGGTATCCATCAAGAAAACGGTGCTGAGTTTATAGATGTTCAAACGATAACGGATGGTGCTGCTTACTCGGCTGACGATGAACAGACTGCTTTTACACCCGGCACCGTGCCGAATAGCAACGCGAATGACGGAACTGTGACCGGCATTTCAATTACAAACATCGGGGCGGAAGGGTTTACGATTCCAATTCTTGTGTCATTTGGTGATACTTACGAACCCAACGATACGCTTGTGACTGCGTTCCCTATCGAATACGGGCAGACTTACGAATCCTTTCTTTTTGACCTGAATGATACACGCGACGTTTACAAACTGGAGGCTGTTCGCGATGTCACTATTTTGGTGACGTTGGCTGACATTCCGCCGGGCAAAGGGTATCGTTTGTCTCTCTACTCAGAGACGGGTGAGATGTATGCGACTGGAGAAAACGCCACCGACATCGCTGGGTTGAGGCTTATTTATCAGCCCGATCGGACTGGGATATTTTATCTTGTCGTGGAATCCGACGGTGGATTCAGCAGTGTTGATTCTTACAGGTTGCGCGTAGAGCAGCTACAGGCAGGGGATTTCGTCTTTGAGGATACACGGGTATATCCAAATCCGTTCCGTGCGGGCGATACGGTAATGACGTTTGCCTACCGGCTCTCTGCCTCACAAATTGCCGATAACATTAACCTTGAGATTTTCGCGCCTACGGGTGCTCTTATTCATAGTGAAACGCACAAAAACGTAGGTGCACAAGGAAAGTTTGAATGGTCCCTTGCAACCCGCAGCGGCACGCCTGTCGCATCAGGCGTTTATATCTACCGTATTTCTGCGATGCAGGCGGATGTGCTTGTCCAAGAAATTGGGAAGTTGAGTGTCGTAAAATAA